The Candidatus Methylomirabilis limnetica genome has a window encoding:
- a CDS encoding type II toxin-antitoxin system VapC family toxin, with protein MGLVLDSSVLIAAERGRFALTTTTDAMAEEPVVLSAITASELLHGVYRAADLARRLQRERFVEAILARFPILEFGLETARIHARLWAELAASGQRIGAHDLLIAATAMELDFKVATLDYRDFPRIPGLRLHNWGEAHSI; from the coding sequence ATGGGCCTTGTCCTCGACTCAAGCGTCTTAATCGCGGCGGAACGAGGCCGCTTTGCGCTCACGACCACCACCGACGCGATGGCGGAAGAACCGGTTGTCCTGAGCGCCATCACCGCCAGCGAGCTCCTCCATGGCGTCTACCGGGCCGCCGATCTCGCTCGCCGGTTGCAACGCGAACGGTTCGTCGAGGCGATTCTCGCTCGATTTCCCATCCTCGAGTTCGGTCTCGAGACGGCCAGGATCCACGCCCGCCTCTGGGCAGAGCTTGCCGCGAGCGGCCAACGCATCGGGGCCCACGACCTCTTAATCGCCGCCACGGCTATGGAGCTCGACTTTAAAGTGGCGACCCTTGATTACAGGGACTTCCCCCGAATCCCAGGGCTACGCTTGCACAACTGGGGGGAGGCGCACTCAATATGA
- a CDS encoding type II toxin-antitoxin system Phd/YefM family antitoxin, whose translation MPKSITITEATRHFSGLIDRVRFYGERVILTKGGKPVAELGPTPLSGRVRLAELPGILAELPHLDPEDAAHFADDLKAARLTLTLPTDPWALSSTQAS comes from the coding sequence ATGCCGAAATCGATCACGATCACAGAAGCAACCCGCCACTTTTCTGGCCTCATTGACAGGGTGCGCTTCTATGGCGAGCGCGTCATCCTCACAAAGGGAGGCAAGCCGGTAGCTGAGCTGGGCCCCACGCCCCTCTCCGGCCGCGTGCGCCTGGCCGAGCTGCCCGGCATCCTGGCTGAGCTCCCCCACCTGGATCCTGAAGACGCCGCGCATTTCGCCGACGATCTGAAAGCGGCACGCCTTACCCTCACTCTACCGACCGATCCATGGGCCTTGTCCTCGACTCAAGCGTCTTAA
- a CDS encoding nucleotidyltransferase family protein yields MAPIDLMRQGTEIRRLAATHGVVRVRVFGSRARGEACAASDLDLLVDLAPDRDLLDLIAFKLDVEDLLGRRVDVLTEAALSPYLREGVLAEARPL; encoded by the coding sequence ATGGCCCCCATTGACCTGATGCGACAAGGTACGGAGATCCGGCGTCTTGCGGCCACACATGGGGTCGTCCGCGTACGGGTGTTCGGATCGCGCGCGCGGGGTGAAGCCTGCGCTGCTAGTGACCTCGACCTCCTCGTGGACCTGGCCCCCGACCGTGACCTTCTGGATCTTATCGCCTTCAAGCTGGACGTAGAAGACCTCCTAGGGCGCCGCGTGGACGTTCTCACTGAGGCGGCCCTGAGCCCGTACCTCCGGGAGGGGGTCCTGGCAGAGGCGAGGCCCCTGTGA
- a CDS encoding HEPN domain-containing protein, whose product MRFWNPDRAYYAMFYGAQALLLTRDIRRSKHSGVIAAFNQQFIHSGEISPHHFLRLRDAFEDRAEGDYTLMVISEEQARSGIAAAREFLDEITRRLTA is encoded by the coding sequence ATGAGGTTTTGGAATCCTGACCGAGCCTATTACGCCATGTTCTACGGAGCCCAGGCGCTTCTCCTGACCAGGGATATTCGGCGATCCAAGCACTCCGGTGTGATTGCGGCATTCAATCAGCAGTTCATCCATAGCGGCGAGATCTCGCCTCATCATTTTCTTAGGCTGCGAGATGCATTTGAGGATCGGGCAGAAGGCGACTATACCCTGATGGTGATTTCTGAGGAGCAGGCCCGCAGCGGGATCGCAGCCGCGCGCGAGTTCCTCGATGAGATCACCCGCCGGCTGACCGCGTAG
- a CDS encoding nucleotidyltransferase domain-containing protein, protein MADVSQLIDSVRLKAIANRLREQYDAQQVILYGSAARNEVTEHSDIDLLVIAVTKERFYERMASVLAVVRDLSRGMPLSPLVLTPEELADRLGRGDQFVREIVHSGVAL, encoded by the coding sequence ATGGCAGATGTGTCGCAACTCATTGACAGCGTTCGCCTCAAGGCCATCGCAAATCGCCTTCGGGAGCAGTATGACGCCCAACAGGTTATCCTGTACGGATCGGCTGCGCGGAACGAGGTGACAGAGCACAGCGACATTGATCTGTTGGTGATCGCAGTTACGAAAGAGCGATTTTATGAACGGATGGCTTCGGTGCTTGCTGTGGTCAGGGACCTGAGTCGTGGCATGCCCCTGTCGCCGCTGGTCCTGACGCCGGAAGAACTGGCTGATCGCCTGGGCCGAGGGGATCAATTCGTCCGGGAGATTGTTCATTCCGGAGTCGCGCTATGA
- a CDS encoding ORF6N domain-containing protein, with protein sequence MKQGFIFPPDFMLQLSPDEFESLRFHSGASSSWGGRRYLPYTFT encoded by the coding sequence GTGAAGCAGGGTTTCATATTTCCGCCCGACTTTATGCTCCAGCTATCGCCCGACGAGTTCGAGAGTTTGAGGTTCCATTCTGGCGCCTCAAGTTCCTGGGGCGGTCGCCGGTACCTGCCCTACACCTTCACCTAG